A stretch of Enterobacter cloacae complex sp. ECNIH7 DNA encodes these proteins:
- a CDS encoding EAL domain-containing protein, with the protein MTAQNLIDTPPRLQYISQDIVGIKLEPIVALSSLRLVGVEVLSVLSDTRHSEDFFCERSADWSIALLEAQLGALKNAPHGHNLFINLPITVLTEPASFQRLIRLPGVPLNIEIVDLASFLALTLVEKQHVVQNLRQLSRQGHAIWLDDVDDVTVQSFLSCRLPLSGIKIDKEAFWRLRDTPALRQLVSLCFQLAGKVLIEGIETERDRTWALQAGADLGQGYYWPSWTWPED; encoded by the coding sequence GTGACAGCGCAAAACCTGATCGATACGCCCCCCCGGTTACAGTACATTTCTCAGGACATCGTCGGCATTAAGCTTGAGCCCATCGTCGCCCTTTCCTCCTTGCGCCTGGTTGGCGTGGAGGTACTTAGCGTTCTGTCCGACACGCGGCACAGCGAGGACTTTTTTTGCGAACGGTCCGCAGACTGGTCGATAGCGCTGCTTGAAGCGCAGCTTGGCGCGTTAAAAAATGCGCCGCACGGTCATAATCTTTTTATTAATCTGCCGATAACCGTCCTGACAGAGCCCGCGTCATTTCAGCGACTTATCCGGTTGCCAGGCGTGCCGCTCAATATTGAGATTGTCGACCTCGCATCCTTTTTAGCGCTGACCCTCGTCGAGAAGCAGCATGTCGTTCAAAATTTGCGGCAACTTAGCAGACAGGGACACGCAATCTGGCTTGATGACGTGGATGACGTCACCGTGCAGTCGTTTTTATCCTGCCGACTCCCGTTAAGCGGCATCAAAATAGATAAGGAAGCATTCTGGCGTTTACGCGACACCCCTGCGCTGAGGCAACTGGTTTCCCTTTGCTTTCAGCTTGCCGGGAAAGTGCTTATTGAAGGTATTGAGACTGAACGCGATCGTACCTGGGCACTGCAGGCAGGCGCAGACCTCGGCCAGGGATATTACTGGCCGTCCTGGACATGGCCGGAGGATTAA
- the fimZ gene encoding fimbria biosynthesis transcriptional regulator FimZ — MKPASVIIMDEHPIVRMSIEVLLQKNKNIAVKLKSGDSHEVLDCIRNHPIDLVILDIELTGTDAFSLLKRIRNLNKNIKVLFLSSKSELFYAGRAIRAGANGFVSKRKDLGEIYNAVEMILMGYSFFPSETLNFINHLGSGKGMAVDMPLSNREVTVLRYLANGLSNKEIAEQLLLSNKTISAHKSNIYSKLGVQSIVELIDYAKAHELL, encoded by the coding sequence ATGAAACCGGCATCCGTTATCATTATGGACGAACATCCTATCGTCAGAATGTCGATAGAGGTCCTGCTACAGAAAAATAAGAATATCGCAGTCAAGCTCAAGTCTGGCGATAGCCATGAAGTCCTTGACTGTATCCGCAATCACCCTATCGATCTGGTGATCCTTGACATTGAACTCACGGGCACGGATGCCTTCTCTTTACTTAAGAGAATCAGAAACTTAAACAAAAACATTAAGGTTCTGTTCCTCTCGTCTAAATCAGAGTTATTTTACGCGGGTCGCGCCATTCGCGCCGGGGCAAATGGCTTCGTCAGTAAACGAAAAGATTTGGGTGAGATCTACAACGCCGTAGAAATGATCCTTATGGGCTATTCCTTTTTCCCGTCGGAAACCCTGAACTTTATAAACCACCTGGGTTCAGGGAAAGGGATGGCAGTCGATATGCCATTATCGAATCGCGAGGTCACGGTATTACGGTATCTGGCGAATGGATTATCCAACAAGGAAATTGCTGAACAGCTACTATTAAGCAACAAGACCATTAGCGCGCACAAATCCAATATTTATTCCAAGCTGGGTGTGCAAAGCATCGTAGAATTAATTGATTACGCCAAAGCCCACGAACTGCTATAA
- a CDS encoding iron ABC transporter substrate-binding protein — MNSRLLSCFSLALLSSSLFLFTQSVAADNSEGIVVYNAQHENLVKSWVDGFTKETGIKVTLRNGDDSELGNQLVQEGSASPADVFLTENSPSMVLVDNANLFAPLDADTLKQVPAEYRPAHGRWIGIAARSTVFVYNPEKLNEQQLPESLMDLAKPEWKGRWAASPSGADFQAIVSAMLALKGEKATLEWLKAMKANFVAYKGNSTVMKAVNAGQIDGGVIYHYYRFVDQSKTGENSKNTQLYYFKHQDPGAFVSLSGGGVLASSKHKAQAQAFIKYITGKEGQESLRTNNAFEYAVGVNAASNPKLVPLKDLDAPKVEPSTLNSKKVIELMTQAGLL; from the coding sequence ATGAATTCTCGCCTGCTGTCCTGCTTCTCGCTTGCCTTGTTGTCTTCATCACTTTTCCTTTTTACACAATCGGTTGCGGCCGATAACAGCGAAGGTATCGTTGTTTATAACGCGCAGCACGAAAACCTGGTGAAGTCGTGGGTGGACGGTTTTACTAAAGAAACCGGCATTAAAGTCACTCTGCGTAATGGCGATGACAGCGAGCTGGGTAACCAGCTGGTTCAGGAAGGCAGCGCGTCACCGGCAGACGTGTTCCTGACGGAGAACTCGCCTTCAATGGTGCTGGTGGATAACGCCAACCTGTTTGCGCCGCTGGATGCAGACACCCTGAAGCAGGTACCGGCAGAATATCGTCCGGCGCACGGCCGCTGGATTGGCATCGCGGCCCGCAGCACGGTGTTTGTGTATAACCCGGAAAAACTGAACGAACAGCAGCTGCCTGAATCGCTGATGGATCTGGCAAAGCCCGAGTGGAAAGGCCGCTGGGCGGCATCACCGTCAGGCGCGGATTTCCAGGCCATCGTGAGCGCGATGCTGGCGCTGAAAGGCGAGAAGGCCACGCTGGAATGGCTCAAGGCGATGAAAGCCAATTTCGTTGCCTATAAAGGCAACAGCACCGTGATGAAAGCGGTCAATGCCGGTCAGATTGATGGCGGCGTGATTTATCACTACTACCGTTTTGTCGATCAGTCCAAAACCGGTGAAAACAGCAAAAATACCCAGCTCTACTACTTCAAACACCAGGATCCGGGCGCGTTTGTGAGCCTCTCCGGCGGCGGCGTGCTGGCATCCAGCAAGCATAAAGCGCAGGCGCAGGCCTTCATCAAATACATTACCGGTAAAGAAGGTCAGGAAAGCCTGCGTACCAACAACGCCTTTGAGTATGCGGTGGGCGTGAACGCGGCCTCGAACCCGAAACTGGTCCCGCTAAAAGATCTTGATGCACCGAAAGTTGAACCTTCAACGCTTAACAGTAAAAAAGTTATCGAGCTGATGACGCAAGCCGGCCTGCTGTGA
- the fimA gene encoding type 1 fimbrial major subunit FimA has protein sequence MKLSNIASTVIATLALVAGAANAADPAAPVSVNGGTVHFKGELVNAACSVNTDSSEQTVNLGQYRTAKFTKVGDTTSNIPFNIELNDCDPLVAKTAAVAFTGQIDPTDKTLLAVTSGNNDNTAKGVGIEILDSKSSVLTPDGATFSAAQTLIEGTNTLKFTARYKSTAATTEPGQANADATFVMKYE, from the coding sequence CAGGTGCCGCAAATGCAGCAGATCCTGCTGCGCCGGTTTCCGTTAATGGCGGTACCGTACATTTTAAAGGTGAGCTGGTTAACGCGGCTTGTTCAGTAAATACTGATTCTTCCGAGCAGACCGTTAATCTGGGTCAGTATCGTACCGCGAAATTTACCAAAGTGGGCGACACCACCTCTAATATTCCATTCAACATTGAACTGAATGATTGCGATCCGCTGGTTGCCAAAACTGCCGCTGTTGCGTTCACCGGTCAGATCGACCCAACCGACAAAACCCTGCTGGCCGTGACCTCCGGTAACAACGACAACACCGCGAAAGGCGTGGGTATCGAGATCCTCGACAGCAAATCCAGCGTTCTGACCCCAGACGGCGCGACCTTCTCTGCTGCGCAGACGCTGATCGAAGGGACGAACACCCTGAAGTTCACCGCGCGTTACAAATCAACGGCTGCCACCACTGAGCCAGGCCAGGCGAACGCTGACGCCACCTTCGTAATGAAATACGAGTAA
- a CDS encoding fimbrial biogenesis usher protein, producing the protein MKNHQGRYCPVALALMAALWPQAGWSESYFNPAFLSDDTASVADLSRFEQGHQQAPGVYRVDIWRNDEFIGTQDVRFEQAENTPPVAGGLSACITRAMLDRFGVNVAAFPELAKVQGDTCVPLTTAIPGSETVFNFASQRLDVSLPQVALQNSARGYIPPEQWDEGIPAALVNYSFTGNRGSEDDSYYLNLQSGLNYGAWRLRNNGAWRYTQNNGQRHSEWQNIGTWAQRTVIPLKSELVLGDSNTGNDVFDSMGFRGGRLFSSDSMYPDSLQGYAPTVRGIARTPAKVVVRQNGYVIYQSYVQPGAFAITDLNPTSSSGDLEVTVEEKDGTQQRYTVPYSTVPLLQREGRWKYDLVAGDYRSGNSDQDTPFFTQGTLITGLANGYTLYGGTQLASRYTAVAVGAGKNLGDWGAVSLDITHARSQLADDSKHEGQSLRFLYAKSLNGFGTNFQLLGYRYSTKGFYTLDDVAWRSMEGYQYADSQNDNDVPDVQSYHNLTWNKKGRFQLNVSQSLGDYGSVYISGSEQTYWGTDETNLWYQLGYAGGVKGINYSVSWSWNKSVGIDGTDRIASFNVSVPFSLFTRQGYRRESAIDRAYATASASRNSDGDTSWQTGVSGTLLEDRNLNYSVTQGHASTNGSSGSASANWQATYGTLGVGYNYSRDQHDLNWQLSGGVVGHADGVTFSQPLGDTNVLIKAPGASGVSIENQTGVKTDWRGYAVMPYATVYRYNRVALDTNTMSNNTDIENNVSSVVPTKGALVRASFDTRIGVRALLTVTRGNQPVPFGAVVRETKSGVTSMVGDDGQIYLSGLPLEGELLIQWGDGAQSQCRAPYSLPEKSLQQAITLKGIRCE; encoded by the coding sequence ATGAAAAACCACCAGGGACGTTACTGCCCGGTTGCGCTGGCGCTGATGGCTGCGCTCTGGCCGCAGGCTGGCTGGAGCGAAAGTTATTTCAACCCGGCCTTCTTGTCGGACGACACCGCCAGCGTGGCGGATTTGTCGCGTTTTGAACAAGGACACCAGCAGGCACCCGGCGTTTATCGCGTGGATATCTGGCGTAACGATGAGTTTATCGGTACCCAGGACGTGCGTTTTGAGCAGGCCGAGAACACGCCGCCGGTGGCGGGCGGTTTGTCGGCGTGCATTACGCGCGCGATGCTGGATCGCTTTGGCGTCAACGTCGCGGCGTTTCCCGAGCTGGCTAAGGTGCAGGGCGATACCTGCGTTCCGTTGACCACGGCCATACCCGGCAGCGAAACGGTATTCAACTTTGCCTCTCAGCGTCTGGACGTCAGCCTGCCGCAGGTGGCGTTGCAAAACAGCGCCCGGGGCTACATTCCGCCTGAACAGTGGGATGAAGGCATTCCCGCCGCGCTGGTGAACTACAGCTTCACCGGTAACCGGGGAAGCGAAGACGACAGCTATTATCTGAACCTGCAGAGCGGGCTGAACTATGGCGCCTGGCGTTTACGTAACAACGGCGCATGGCGGTACACGCAGAATAACGGGCAGCGGCACAGCGAGTGGCAAAATATTGGCACCTGGGCACAGCGCACCGTCATCCCGCTTAAAAGCGAACTGGTGCTGGGCGACAGCAATACCGGGAATGACGTCTTCGACAGCATGGGGTTCCGCGGCGGGCGGCTCTTCTCGTCTGACAGCATGTACCCGGACAGCCTGCAGGGCTACGCGCCGACCGTGCGCGGGATCGCCCGTACGCCCGCCAAAGTAGTGGTTCGCCAGAACGGCTACGTTATCTATCAAAGCTATGTGCAGCCGGGCGCATTTGCGATTACCGATCTTAACCCGACCTCCTCAAGCGGTGACCTGGAAGTCACGGTCGAAGAGAAAGACGGTACCCAGCAGCGCTATACCGTGCCGTACTCCACCGTCCCGCTACTGCAGCGTGAAGGGCGCTGGAAGTATGATCTCGTTGCCGGGGATTACCGCAGCGGTAACAGCGATCAGGATACGCCGTTCTTCACTCAGGGCACCCTGATTACCGGTCTTGCCAACGGTTACACGCTCTACGGCGGTACGCAGCTGGCGTCACGCTATACCGCGGTGGCCGTAGGGGCCGGAAAAAACCTGGGCGACTGGGGCGCGGTCTCGCTCGATATCACCCACGCCCGCAGCCAGCTCGCGGACGACAGCAAGCATGAAGGCCAGTCTCTGCGCTTCCTCTACGCGAAATCCCTTAACGGCTTCGGCACCAACTTCCAGCTGCTGGGCTACCGTTACTCCACAAAAGGGTTTTACACCCTCGACGATGTCGCCTGGCGCTCAATGGAGGGCTATCAGTATGCCGATAGCCAGAACGATAACGATGTGCCGGACGTGCAGAGCTATCACAACCTGACGTGGAATAAAAAAGGCCGTTTCCAGCTCAACGTTTCTCAGTCTCTCGGGGACTACGGCTCGGTCTATATCTCCGGCAGCGAGCAGACCTACTGGGGAACAGACGAGACGAACCTCTGGTACCAGCTGGGCTACGCGGGCGGCGTGAAGGGGATCAACTACTCCGTCTCGTGGTCGTGGAACAAATCCGTGGGGATAGACGGTACCGATCGGATCGCGTCGTTTAACGTCTCCGTGCCGTTCAGCCTCTTTACCCGCCAGGGCTATCGCCGGGAGAGCGCGATTGATCGCGCCTACGCTACGGCATCCGCCAGTCGAAACAGCGATGGCGACACAAGCTGGCAAACCGGCGTCAGCGGAACGCTGCTGGAGGACCGCAACCTGAACTACAGCGTGACTCAGGGACACGCCAGCACCAACGGCTCAAGCGGAAGCGCCAGCGCCAACTGGCAGGCGACCTACGGCACGCTGGGCGTGGGCTACAACTATTCCCGCGATCAGCACGATCTCAACTGGCAGCTCTCCGGTGGGGTGGTCGGCCACGCCGACGGCGTGACCTTCAGCCAGCCGCTGGGCGACACCAACGTGCTGATCAAAGCGCCGGGGGCATCGGGCGTCAGTATTGAAAACCAGACCGGCGTGAAAACCGACTGGCGAGGCTACGCGGTGATGCCGTATGCCACCGTCTATCGTTACAACCGCGTGGCGCTGGATACCAACACCATGAGCAACAACACCGATATCGAAAACAACGTGAGCAGCGTGGTGCCGACCAAAGGCGCGCTGGTACGCGCCAGCTTTGATACCCGCATTGGCGTGCGCGCCCTGCTGACGGTAACGCGCGGCAACCAGCCGGTGCCGTTCGGCGCGGTGGTACGCGAAACCAAAAGCGGCGTGACCAGCATGGTGGGGGATGACGGGCAAATTTACCTGAGCGGGCTGCCGCTGGAGGGCGAACTGCTGATCCAGTGGGGCGACGGGGCGCAGTCCCAGTGTCGCGCGCCTTACAGCTTGCCTGAAAAGAGCCTGCAACAGGCGATCACACTGAAGGGGATTCGCTGTGAATAA
- the fimC gene encoding type 1 fimbria chaperone FimC encodes MNTLIKPGLFLSFILMMVSACANASGGIALGATRVIYPAEAKQTSLAITNSNKQERYLINAWIENASGQKEKTFAVTPPLFVSEPNSENTLRIIYAGPALPADRESLFYMNVKAIPSVNKAKTENNNVLQLAILSRIKLFVRPNNLAMQPEEALSQLRFERAGSHLKVSNASPYYITLVNLKMGGQTLENLMVAPKSSAQQVLPAGASGTLSWQSVNDYGAITPARSVNL; translated from the coding sequence ATGAATACCCTAATTAAACCAGGACTTTTTTTATCGTTTATTTTGATGATGGTTTCTGCCTGCGCAAATGCTTCCGGCGGTATTGCGCTGGGGGCCACGCGCGTTATTTATCCCGCAGAGGCGAAGCAAACGTCGCTGGCGATCACCAACAGCAACAAACAGGAACGCTATTTAATTAACGCGTGGATCGAAAATGCGAGCGGGCAAAAAGAAAAAACCTTTGCCGTCACTCCCCCCCTGTTTGTCAGCGAGCCGAACAGTGAAAACACGCTGCGTATTATTTACGCCGGGCCAGCGCTGCCAGCCGATCGTGAATCGCTCTTTTACATGAACGTGAAGGCGATCCCGTCGGTGAACAAAGCGAAAACGGAAAACAATAACGTGCTGCAGCTGGCGATCCTCTCACGCATCAAGCTGTTTGTGCGCCCGAACAACCTGGCGATGCAGCCGGAAGAGGCGCTTTCCCAGCTGCGGTTTGAGCGCGCGGGCAGCCATCTCAAGGTCAGCAACGCATCCCCGTATTACATCACCCTCGTCAATCTGAAGATGGGCGGGCAGACGCTGGAAAACCTGATGGTTGCGCCGAAAAGCTCGGCACAGCAGGTGCTGCCAGCCGGTGCCAGCGGCACGCTTTCCTGGCAGAGCGTGAATGACTACGGTGCCATCACCCCGGCGCGTAGCGTCAACCTGTGA
- the sfmF gene encoding fimbria assembly protein gives MRNGIRFITVALFALCTQAQADTALGEINIRLYGNIVDFTCVAEGSDSDKAVPLGTWPTKQLSTTGSRTQPMPFTLKLTGCPPGAASITFSGKADGSNSGLLALNDASTASHVAVEIRDADKTRLALQQASQPVSVDAQGNATLSFYANYIATADNPQPGRADADATFMINYN, from the coding sequence ATGCGAAACGGGATCCGTTTTATCACCGTAGCGCTCTTTGCGCTTTGCACCCAGGCTCAGGCGGACACCGCGTTGGGCGAAATTAACATTCGGCTCTACGGCAATATCGTCGATTTTACCTGCGTTGCCGAGGGCAGCGACAGCGACAAGGCCGTCCCGCTGGGCACCTGGCCCACGAAACAGCTCAGCACCACCGGGAGCCGCACGCAGCCTATGCCGTTTACGCTGAAGCTGACCGGCTGCCCGCCGGGCGCGGCGTCCATTACGTTTTCAGGTAAAGCTGATGGGAGCAATAGCGGCTTGCTGGCGCTGAATGACGCCAGTACTGCAAGCCATGTCGCCGTTGAGATCAGGGATGCGGATAAAACTCGCCTGGCGCTTCAGCAGGCCAGCCAGCCGGTTTCGGTTGACGCACAGGGAAATGCGACGCTGTCGTTTTATGCCAATTATATTGCCACTGCCGATAACCCTCAGCCCGGACGGGCTGATGCGGATGCCACCTTCATGATTAATTATAATTAG
- the fimI gene encoding type 1 fimbrial protein subunit FimI gives MTRTGTLLLLTLAMACPASAHTVVIEGGKVHLRGELVNGGCAVAPDSQNMRIDMGQYRTNSFSGVGSFSTVNVPFTVRLLDCSVDVSRTVGIQFQGVTPAEDPQVFLATSRPGETPVSSGVGLALFDEQQRQIIPNATAVSWLPIDTRELAFHFSARYRAISEHLEPGKIQSDVWFTLIYP, from the coding sequence ATGACAAGGACTGGAACACTACTGCTGTTAACCCTTGCGATGGCTTGCCCGGCATCGGCGCATACCGTGGTGATCGAAGGTGGCAAGGTTCATCTCCGGGGTGAACTGGTGAACGGCGGCTGTGCCGTGGCGCCCGACAGCCAGAATATGCGCATCGACATGGGGCAGTACCGAACCAATTCATTTTCCGGTGTGGGCAGTTTTTCCACGGTTAACGTGCCTTTTACCGTGCGGCTGCTGGACTGCAGCGTTGATGTTTCGCGCACCGTGGGGATCCAGTTTCAGGGCGTGACGCCCGCAGAAGATCCGCAGGTCTTTCTGGCGACATCGCGGCCGGGGGAAACGCCTGTCAGCAGCGGCGTGGGGCTGGCGCTCTTTGACGAACAGCAGCGTCAGATTATCCCAAACGCCACGGCCGTCAGCTGGCTGCCGATCGATACCCGCGAGCTCGCGTTCCATTTTAGCGCCCGCTATCGGGCTATTTCCGAACACCTCGAGCCAGGCAAAATTCAGTCGGATGTCTGGTTTACGTTGATTTATCCATAA
- the fimH gene encoding type 1 fimbria D-mannose specific adhesin FimH, which translates to MNKTQLFALSLLALLPATNALATVCVNEKGVPTEVHYDLTDKFNSSNNQIGQVVTLSEKSQWVGVNAVCPKGTTGNTTKRSYVTDYPVTGTSDGYQYLKLNDYLDGAMKITDSFAGVFYPPKNYIQMGSHPNVSKNKPFGVQDSSLVFRFKVTRRFINMVVIPRATMFRVYVTTTSSDPLTTPVYTISYSGTIQVPQSCAINAGNVVEFDFGDIGASLFSKAGVGNKPEGVSSQSKTIAIKCTNVEANAMLTMRVEAEKVSDNVLVSDNPDVGFIIANESGAPLTPNNLTSKIPFRLDDSAQAQVGIRVWPVSVTGNKPAEGRFTSRGYLRVDYD; encoded by the coding sequence GTGAATAAAACCCAACTCTTTGCCTTGTCGCTTCTGGCGTTACTGCCCGCGACAAACGCGTTAGCCACCGTGTGCGTCAATGAAAAAGGCGTGCCGACGGAGGTGCATTACGACCTGACGGATAAATTCAACAGCTCGAATAACCAGATTGGGCAGGTCGTGACGCTCAGCGAGAAATCGCAGTGGGTAGGGGTAAATGCCGTCTGCCCAAAGGGCACGACCGGGAATACCACCAAGCGCAGCTATGTGACCGATTATCCGGTAACGGGAACGAGCGATGGCTATCAATATCTGAAGCTTAACGACTATCTGGACGGGGCGATGAAAATTACGGACAGCTTTGCTGGCGTATTTTATCCGCCAAAAAACTATATCCAGATGGGGAGCCATCCTAACGTCTCCAAAAACAAACCGTTTGGCGTGCAGGACTCCAGCCTGGTCTTCCGTTTTAAGGTGACCCGGCGTTTTATTAACATGGTCGTGATCCCGCGCGCCACCATGTTCCGCGTTTACGTCACCACTACCTCTTCCGATCCGCTCACCACGCCGGTCTATACCATCAGCTACAGCGGTACCATCCAGGTGCCGCAAAGCTGCGCCATCAATGCCGGTAACGTTGTGGAGTTTGATTTCGGCGACATTGGCGCCTCCCTGTTCAGCAAGGCGGGTGTAGGTAACAAACCGGAGGGGGTCTCATCGCAAAGCAAAACCATTGCGATCAAATGCACCAACGTGGAGGCGAACGCCATGCTGACGATGCGCGTCGAGGCGGAAAAAGTCTCTGATAATGTGCTGGTGTCGGATAACCCGGACGTGGGGTTCATCATCGCCAACGAGAGCGGGGCGCCGCTGACGCCCAACAACCTGACAAGCAAAATTCCGTTCCGTCTCGACGACAGCGCGCAGGCTCAGGTGGGGATCCGGGTCTGGCCGGTGAGCGTGACGGGCAATAAACCAGCGGAAGGGCGCTTCACCTCGCGCGGATACCTGCGCGTGGATTACGACTAA
- a CDS encoding helix-turn-helix transcriptional regulator — MRMTVRRYRRRRTGSDALGFTRSPFTPPFFDRLEFLSQSIGQPRKTDAPFILLVTEDHYLRTGFLNAQFPLSSCCDYATLDDALIAQTQWPSARLVVDIESRSTGLLEKLDQLRRHSLFPPFLTPWLLVRADNYDTRLFCKAAGPFHVLERQLSAAALQHSLLDTLPPLGTEKDWFSRNEWPILQELSRGRTLRQIALMQNRPYSRIIYRLSCILLKLGLSHRQELLHLLNNLSDCTFSLTS, encoded by the coding sequence ATGCGAATGACAGTGCGCCGTTACCGGCGGCGGCGTACAGGAAGTGATGCACTGGGATTTACGCGCTCACCTTTTACTCCCCCCTTTTTCGACCGGCTCGAATTTTTGAGCCAGTCTATCGGCCAGCCCCGCAAAACCGACGCCCCGTTTATCCTTCTGGTGACGGAGGATCACTACCTGCGCACCGGTTTTCTCAACGCCCAGTTTCCCCTGAGCAGCTGCTGCGACTACGCCACGCTGGACGACGCCCTTATCGCTCAAACGCAGTGGCCTTCAGCCCGCCTGGTCGTGGATATTGAAAGCCGGTCCACGGGGCTTCTGGAGAAACTGGATCAGTTGAGACGGCATAGCCTGTTTCCTCCGTTCCTGACGCCCTGGCTGCTGGTCCGGGCCGATAATTACGATACCCGCCTCTTCTGCAAAGCGGCGGGTCCCTTTCATGTGCTCGAACGTCAGCTGAGCGCCGCTGCGCTCCAGCACAGCCTGTTGGATACCCTACCTCCGCTGGGTACCGAGAAAGACTGGTTCTCGCGCAACGAATGGCCTATCCTGCAGGAGCTTTCCCGGGGCAGGACATTGCGTCAAATTGCCCTTATGCAGAATCGCCCCTATAGCCGCATTATCTATCGTCTCAGCTGCATCCTCCTAAAGCTGGGGCTAAGCCATCGCCAGGAATTGCTCCATCTTCTTAATAACCTCTCAGACTGCACGTTTTCACTTACCTCCTAA
- a CDS encoding CPBP family intramembrane glutamic endopeptidase has product MWYLLATSLAALSLNKSLAYLILGLTAFLGWKQSILYAPALLVIASIVVGWFAVEWLRNKNNKYTYLVEGLCVAIAVALVLHVIPGFHNLKVLDAVVVGPQSIPFSMYFNMDKAVVPFFLITCMPTLFVAKPLYKAGKVGWGILVLAIPALLLLAVALGGLRIEPHAPEWFAQFALANIFFVSLAEEALFRGYLQQRLSRIIHPVVALLIASVIFGLMHYSGGLLLIIFASLSGIIYGLAWMWSGRLWVATLFHFGLNCVHLLFFTYPMYAPHAVM; this is encoded by the coding sequence ATGTGGTATCTACTCGCAACTTCGCTTGCCGCACTCTCCCTTAATAAAAGCCTGGCTTACCTGATTCTGGGATTAACGGCATTTCTCGGCTGGAAACAGAGTATTCTTTACGCCCCGGCGCTGCTGGTTATTGCATCAATCGTCGTTGGCTGGTTTGCTGTTGAATGGCTACGTAATAAAAATAATAAATATACATATCTGGTCGAAGGCCTGTGCGTGGCCATCGCCGTTGCCCTGGTTTTGCATGTGATCCCGGGTTTTCATAACCTCAAAGTGCTGGATGCTGTCGTCGTAGGTCCGCAAAGCATACCGTTCAGTATGTACTTTAATATGGACAAGGCAGTGGTGCCGTTCTTTTTAATTACGTGCATGCCAACGTTATTCGTAGCAAAACCCCTCTATAAAGCGGGCAAGGTCGGCTGGGGAATATTGGTTCTTGCGATACCCGCGCTGTTACTTCTGGCTGTTGCGTTGGGTGGACTTAGAATTGAGCCGCATGCGCCAGAATGGTTCGCTCAATTTGCCCTTGCGAATATTTTTTTCGTCTCTTTGGCTGAGGAAGCCTTGTTCAGAGGCTACCTGCAGCAACGCTTGTCCCGGATTATTCATCCTGTTGTCGCGCTGTTGATTGCCTCAGTCATCTTTGGACTGATGCATTATAGCGGCGGTTTACTACTGATTATTTTTGCCAGCCTCTCCGGCATTATTTACGGCCTGGCGTGGATGTGGAGCGGCAGGCTTTGGGTTGCGACGTTATTCCATTTTGGGCTGAACTGCGTGCATTTATTGTTCTTCACCTATCCGATGTATGCCCCTCATGCGGTTATGTGA